One genomic segment of Methanobacterium spitsbergense includes these proteins:
- a CDS encoding sensor histidine kinase, which yields MKTSIKEKDILLQEIHHRVKNNMQIISSLLNLQIKYIKDDEAIDVLKESQNRVKSMAMIHEKLYQSNDFTRISLTEYIESLVNGLFYSYSIDQEEISSIINVDNLRLNIETAVPCGLIINELVSNSLKHGFPNGENGEVYISLNFKR from the coding sequence TTGAAAACATCTATTAAAGAGAAAGACATTCTACTTCAAGAAATACACCATAGAGTAAAAAATAATATGCAGATCATATCTAGTCTTTTGAATCTTCAGATTAAATATATTAAAGATGATGAAGCCATAGATGTGCTTAAAGAAAGTCAGAATAGAGTTAAATCAATGGCAATGATACATGAAAAACTCTATCAGTCAAATGATTTTACAAGGATTAGTCTAACAGAATATATAGAAAGTTTGGTTAATGGATTGTTTTATTCATATTCTATTGACCAAGAAGAAATATCCTCAATTATTAATGTAGATAATTTAAGGTTAAATATTGAAACAGCAGTACCATGTGGTCTCATAATAAATGAACTTGTATCAAATAGTCTTAAACATGGATTTCCCAATGGGGAGAATGGAGAAGTCTACATTTCATTAAACTTCAAACGATGA
- a CDS encoding DUF998 domain-containing protein: MKKIYPLFGIVGPILYIIAVFIGGAIRHDYSALYNAISELTMANAPNKILLDILFGFYNISLLIFGSGAYLDSRINSKKYNSATIMLVIIGILGLLVLVFTQDPRGTPATLYGTLHILLSGITAALTIISILLIGLSFKKYSKMKIFTWYSYTTSILILLSGGAGAISLASNNGFGGLFERITIFLFMIWVITLSYILYNNKIILDGVKIQ, from the coding sequence ATGAAAAAAATTTATCCACTATTTGGAATTGTTGGACCTATATTGTATATAATAGCAGTTTTTATTGGTGGGGCAATTAGACATGATTATAGTGCCCTTTATAATGCTATAAGCGAACTTACAATGGCCAATGCTCCAAATAAAATTTTACTAGACATTCTCTTTGGATTTTATAACATATCTCTCTTGATCTTTGGTTCAGGAGCATACCTTGATAGCAGAATTAATAGTAAAAAATATAACAGTGCCACAATCATGCTGGTTATCATAGGAATTCTTGGGTTATTGGTACTTGTTTTTACACAAGATCCGAGAGGTACTCCAGCTACATTATATGGTACTCTGCACATACTATTATCTGGTATAACAGCTGCATTAACAATAATATCAATATTACTTATTGGATTAAGTTTTAAAAAATATTCTAAAATGAAAATATTTACCTGGTATTCTTATACTACATCTATATTGATTTTACTTTCAGGAGGAGCTGGTGCTATTTCACTTGCAAGTAATAATGGCTTTGGAGGGTTATTTGAGAGAATTACCATCTTTTTATTCATGATATGGGTTATAACTTTATCATATATCCTTTATAATAACAAAATTATATTAGATGGTGTTAAAATTCAATGA